Below is a window of Bos javanicus breed banteng chromosome 6, ARS-OSU_banteng_1.0, whole genome shotgun sequence DNA.
GAATACATATGCTTATCATGTTTATTGCAGTTGCATTTCAGAAGGGGAACTAAGAAATTTATAGAAACTAGAAGGTTTGGCATtaatgaagtcaagtggcctcttGAACTTTAAACTTCCACATCACAATATGAAGCTGGTTCAAAGATAAGAAATAGAATAAATTCTCTCCTAAGGACGGACCTGAATCTCTGATTGCTCAGAGGCTGAATTAACCAGAGACCATGGCGTTTGATGGTACTTGGAAGGTAGACAGAAATGAGAACTATGAAAAGTTCATGGAAAAAATGGGTAAGTGCTTAATACTTTAACagcttgttcttttgtttttcacagaCATCTTTAACTCCTTCTAAACCTCAAATCTTAGGCAATGGCACCTGTTGTGCTGGTGAGGATCAAGAATGGGTGCTGGTtcagagtagggaaaaccacattCTCACTTCTTACATTAGAAAGAATACACTCTCACCAGTGGAAGAAAAGATTCTTGGGCACTATTCTCTAAAACACAAAAAACATCCAGATATGTTTCATTTATGTTAACTGGTGACTGAAAATtgaatagttttttgtttgtttagaaagTAAAATATGGCAGAGCATAATGATAACCTTCATACTTTAAATATTAAACTCTAGGGGATGGAAAAGCAAAGGCCATATAATAgagcaatgaaaacaaatgagactTAATTCTCTTCCTCTGACTTGCAGAGCTTTTGGAATGATCTCATGACAGTATGTAGTTTCTACAGAAGTTTTAATTTAACAGATTTTAATATCTACACCACTACTCTGGCAGCCCATACGCTGAACACTTTGGGCAAAAAGATTTGTCAttccctaaaaataaaaatctgcatcAATTATATCCTGTAGTTTAGGAATTCCAAGTTCACATTTATGGAATTTGCAGATTCTTATAATAATGAATTTGACCGTAATATTTgctaattttctcatttctatgaTAGAAACAccacaaaaagcaaagagaattaTGAAACTCAAAAATTTAAAGCCATGGAAAGCAAAgggacattaaaaaagaaagtgtacCATACATGTGGAATTAAAGTAGTATAtccttataaatatataaatgtacttTTTTAATCCTTCATTTGATATCCCTGGAATTTGACTTACTTAACattgaaacaaaaaaatttataattttttaaaaaattactcaatTCTAAGATTCTACAATTCTAtgcttcatttaatttttttcagttttagaaaaataGTTTGATATGACTGAGCTTGAACTTTTTCTACAGAAGCAATCTGAATGCTCTTGTGCAAAGGCAATATGATCAGGTATTCCTCTTCACCCACAAAATATTAACTGGTTAATTAACTAGTTTAAACAGAACTTGGAAAAGTAGCACTTTCCATGgcattttgactttatttcctCCAATCTCTTTGTCTTTGCAGGTATTAATGTGGTGAAAAGGAAGCTTGCAGCTCATGATAATTTGAAACTGATAATTAcacaagaaggaaataaattcaCAGTCAAAGAATCAAGCACTTTTCGAAgcattgaaattatttttgagcTTGGTGTCACTTTTAATTATAGCCTCGCAGATGGAACTGAACTCAGTGTAAGAAATTTTTTATAAGCAAAGCATTCCTGATTTTTCTACATACTGCAAAAATaatctctgttttcttccactGGATCGGTTAATAAATGTAGGTCTCCTTCATTTACTGAAGCAGTCAGTGgagtttatctattttaaacatcatACAAGTTAGCagagtatttaaaaatgttttgattttcataTGTTATCTATTAAAGAACCTGGATTAAACAACAATTAGAAAAATATCCTttgaatgactgagcatacacctattcataaagaaaatttcagtgttttcaaCATATCTGACAGCAATAAAAGCTTCTAGAGCTATCTAACTTAAATATAATAGACGTGTAATTGAAATgataaaataagtgaataaattagTGAATGAATGTGTGACCAAATAGAAAGGTCCAATGTTACAATGTAGGTCACTGGGAATTCATTTTACTATTTAAGatctaaaattttaagatataaaatgGGGTCACatttttcaagtgattttttaaaaaatgtttccactTAGAACTTTTCTGGTTAAATTAAACATGTTTGCAATGACAATTAAGctgtcaaatattttattatggcTGTTTTATCTGTTACCACAATTACATAAATTAAAACAAGTACAAGCTTGTTAACTTCTCTGTTAAACTAATATGAACCATGATTAAACTTAGAACACTCTTTTTAATGTGAAAGACTTAGTAAAGAGAAGTCCCGATTATCTGCCTTACAATTCAGCATTTGGAAACTACAGAGCGAGATGGTTACCAGCACGTACTCTAGAGCCCCGGTAATCTAGGTGCAAGCTTGGCTTTGTGACTTTAATTACCgtatttcagttttttcatctgtgcaACGGAGATAAACATATCTCCTTCATAGGGTTACAGTGGAGTTTGAAGAAGTAGATCTGTAGACCTCAGAACAGAGCCTGACACGTGTAAGacccttaaaaatgttttttttattattttgaaatcttaTACAGGGGCGTGGGCCCTGGAGGGAGATAAACTTGTCGGAAAATTTAAACGGTTGGACAATGGAAATGCACTAAATACTGTCCGAGAAATTATAGGTGGCGAGATGGTCCAGGTGAGTTATTttccaaagacaaaaataattacaTAGCAATGATTTTTATCTGGGGGGTTGCTGAGTTAAATCATCAATAAACAGACTATTACTTTTCTCATAAATCTTACTGAGTTCTAAAATATAGGTATTTTCTGATGCCTATTTGAAGAGAACTTACATACGTCAACACATTGAGCCTATTTTAACTGAAAAAGTGACTACAAaccaaaacttatttttaaatgaatgtctcCTCTATCTGTATAAAATGTGACTATCAagtacaagaaaaaaatacattttgaagctAAATACTACTAGTATTTTTCTTAATTGAGCCTCTAATTTTAACGTCAAATTCTTCTATGTTTATGAACACCTTTCAGACTTACACTTATGAAGGTGTGGAAGCCAAGAGGATTTTCAAAAAGGAATGAGCACTGTTCCTGGAACATTGCCCAGAACACAGATTAGATGGAAAATCTATATTGAACCAGAAATGCTTTCCTTTCCTCATCTGGTATAAAGTTGCTGATTGATTAGATCTTTTATAAGCATTGGTCAATGGCTTATATTTCCAGTCTCACcaaagaaaaacatgtaaaagCTAATTAGGATTTAACTTGTCTTACATTTTCTAAGATGTGTTTACTGGTGTTCTAAAAgaatgtgacattttaaaaaacatatgaataaatattGTTCCCACATTGCTTTAAAAGtagtctctcttaaaaaaaaaaaaagacatattcaTTAATAGACTGTTTTGGGTTTTTCCCCACATTTGGTAAATTAAAGACATATATTGCATGGGGGTCTTTATAATCTTGTACTGGTTGTAAATATTTCCCTTAgcaacatttattataaaaataatacatatttaaccAGAAAGTTTAGaactaagaaaaacaaatgcaaaataaatatttccataaacCCATAAGCCAGAGATAATCACTATTCTGATTTTAATAGAGATCCTCTATCTTCTCTGGCTGTGGATTTGTGTATTTCTTCATACACACATAGCACTCTGAACAAAACGACAGGAAACAAATGATGTGCTAAGGCaaagtgcattttatttttctacattgcCAGTGATTCCCAGACCTGGGTAAGCAGCAGGATCATCTGAGAAACTTAAGAACTGTTTGCATGCTTAATCCCTACCATTATCCTGTTAGATCAGAATCTCTGAAAACAGAACCAGGGATTTTAGAGAActcccaagtgattctgatgcagcAGGTACACTAACCAGTCTTTGAGAACAAGTGGGCTATCAGGCACCAAAAGTGTCGTCTTCAAGTGTCACCCCTCCCCTTTCATTCATAAACACATACACTTACAGGTTTTCAGGGCCCGCAAAGTTTTCCTTCACTCATATACTCACATAATATACTACTTTATGTATTTCAACCAATTGCATTTTAGGTCGGTGTGTATACAGGGCGCAGAGGTGGTAAATTTTTTAAGCATTTGGCTCTGTGGACTTTTGTTTTGACTATTTTTCACATTGATGAcggtaatagctaacatttatataGTTCTTACAAAGttccaggtactgttctaagttGTATATAGATATGGCAGATACATTACaatgtagaaagaaaaatgtgtacATGTTGAAGATGAACAGATTGAAGAATATAATCTTTTACAAAAACAAGAACTTGAATCCACTGTTCATTTTATAACTGTATTAAAATCTTCACACTGAAAACAGTAACTACGTAGATTTTTCACGCACTTTCTAGAAATAAAGGTTCAGAGTGCTTCTACCTCTCGGATCTTGTCTACATATGTGAAGTAGGAAAAGGGCAGGTGTTAATTTCATCTGACAGTGGAAAATCTATAGTATGGAGAAGTTTATTTGCTTGTCTAATGTTGCAGAGTCCATAAGGAACACAGGAATTAAATGTAGGTCTTGACTCTTAGTACATTATCATCTATGCTATTACTCAGCCTATTACAaagaaatatatcttaaaaaaaaaaaagcaaaaaaccctTAATTCCTTCGTGGCACCCAAGAACAGCACTCCAAAGGAGTCAGGTCAGACTGTAAAATAATGGCAATTAAGTGGTTAGGCACTTATCTATTTCTAGCCTTACTGCAGGCtcacttttcttttaataatttacatCCTTTCTTAGCACTAAATCTCCACTATTTATTAGTACTAGAGAGCAGCGTATTGCTTGCTAAGTGACTGCCATTGTTATAACCTCTCTCTGGGAAACTGACCTTGACATCGTGCCAACTGAAAGGACCAAGAGAGGGCGTCTGACCCAACAGCAGCCTCTCTAACACAGTCTGGCCAGTTTATGAACTCTGTGCAGAACGAACCACAGCAAACAGAACCTAGAATGAATTTCAGAGATACACAGTAATTGGTAGAAGGAAAAAGGTTTCAAGAGGACAAAGAGGGCAGACAGTAAGTAAAAACCACGAGTACGAGAAGCTGTGAGCAAGCAAGACCCGCAGGGTAAACTGCAGAATACCCGGAGCAGTTGTCACAGGAGCAGCTGGGTGGTAAAAGCTGAAAATTTACACATGGAATATGGCATTTGGGGTTCCCTTCAAACTGCTTCCTCCCCAATCTAGGATAGGGGAGGTAGTGGAGAGAAGTATAGAAGAAATGAGGTTGGTCTCAAGTTGACAACTGTTGCAGCTGTTTAAAATGATCCCCTTATTATCTACCTATCTGACATGCTGACACCTGACAGGTCCACTGGGTACCTAGTAGGAACATTAAACTTATCTCCCTACTTCTGTATGTATTTGACATTCTCcataacaaaacattaaaaactttaacacatacatatataaatccaGAAGCCAACCACTTCCCATCACTTCCATTGCTATCATCTTGGTCACCACTAATCTTTCTCCTGATTACTATAATAATCACTAAAAAGCCTTTTTCAACACAGCAGTCAGAATAAtcctttataaattaaaatcagaTGTGGTCATTCCTCTACAAAAATACTGCAATGTCTGCCatttcttttacagaaaaagcCAATGTCCTAAAATGGCCTATAAGACCCTAGGTGATCAGATCCCCTTATTACCTATCTGACATGTGTTCCTTTTCTTGGACTATCTGGGGGAAGAATGTTTCAAGTGGAGGAAATACCCTAGAACAAAGGCCTTAAGGCAGGAGCAGACCTGTAAATCTGAGTAACACAGATTACCTTGTAAGAGTCTCCAAGGTCATCTAGAGATTATAAAAAATGTGACCAATGTTCAGGAAATAGAGGCTGACTCAGCCTTCCTAGAACTCAGGAATAATGTGGCAAAAAGGGAACGGGTTTTAGAATCACATCGACTTACCCAAACTCTTATCTTTCCCATTACTGACTAAAATTCAAGTTCTGAGCCTTAATTTTTCTTACTTGAAAAACAGGGAAAAGTAGCAATGATTTTCTGATGTGCTATCAACTGAGGTATTATATACAAAACATCTAGCAGAGTGCTCAGCACATAGCTCATACACAATAAATGTTACCAAATAATACGCCCCTGTGCCCTTCTCTTGCAGAGAAAACAGAGCAAAGTCTGgctggagaaaacaagagaattctcTTCTTAACATAGCCATCACGAGGCCTGTGTGGTAGATGGACCCTAGCTGGtagatgagaactcttagttctGGTTCAAGCTGTGACAACTAGATGGGGACTTGAGGCCAGTCATTTCATCACTTTGGAATTTAGTTcaatcatctttaaaatgagctaACTAGACCTCTATTGCTAAGATACAGTCCTGAGATCCTGTCTCCGAAAAACAGTCAGGGACTCTACCCTAAATAGCCCCCCTGGTATGCAGCACAGGGACGTGTTGCAAGGACAGAGGGTGGGGTGGTGAGAGGAAGACATCTTCCAAATTCTTAAGCCTGGCTGGCTTCATGGCTGTGTGACCTGTGCAGGCCCAGGAATGGGCTTCAGTGAATGCTCTGCTGTGAGAGTCTCAAAATTCTCAATAAAGTTTGAACAACGagatctgcattttcattttatagtgaGACCTGCAAATTACGTGGTCAGTCCTGTTCCTAGGAGATGGGTATGAATAAGTAAGATATTTTTCTATCATTAATTAGAGACTGGCAGCAAGACACCCCTGGTGGGTGAGATAGTTGTCTGGGGGCAGAacagaagtgggagggggttttgATGGGATCAAGAGGGAAGGGTGATGATGGATGAACTTTTCCAAGTACAGCTGACCCGTCAACAACAGTAGGGCTCACCTCCTAGGTGAAGATCCAAGTTATTACTTTACAGTCGGCCCTGCATATGTACTGCCCACGAACTCAACCAACCGATCATATATAGTacgtatttattgaaaaaaaaatccatgtgtaaGTAAATCCACgtagttcaaacctgtgttgtttaaGGCTAAACTGTACTCTGAAATGTTTCTTTACCTTCTGCTCCTTGCTTCCTCTAAACTACAGCACAAGACTGCCATCTAGTGGCCAATGACATGAATTCTTTCAAAGATTTCCAATGTGAGGTTCACATTTCAGCACCTACAGGGTGTTCCAGAAAAATCTGACATACTATACTGTGTAGTTTGTAATAATTATTAAATGCTTTCTTCAGTTTCAACTTCCAAAATATTCAGAATTAATATGAAGACcccttttctgttttcctgaacAATTCCCTAAGGCTGCTTTCATCTGTTCAgcaagaaatgattttaaaaaattaaaaaaaatactagtaaCAAATATTCCATGATGAACACCACTGGTCAttaacaatgtcatgaaactgattcaaatgctcaGGTTAATCCTGGGTCTGAATCAGAATACCCAGAATATCATCATCTTCAAAACTGGATGGTCATTTAGGGGTAGGGTTATGCTTTCATTCAGTCTGTGCTAATATGCAGGGTGATATTCAGGCCCAATGACCCACGTTCAGGCTACTGGCTGGAACAGGCATTACTGAGCAATTAACTGGAAAAGAAGAGTAAGCAACGCAGCGATAgaagatgaagaaagtgaggagCCTGGAGCACATCAACAGTCAGTGTCCCAGGGGGCTTCTCTCATCCATAAGCATCCCCACTGAGAACTCCACCAGATGAAAGGGTTACCTAGGTCCTCCTGGCTAGAtttccaggaagaaaagagggagctCACATACTCATCCAGTGATTACTGCTTAGGACCCCTGTGCGGGGAGAAGACTGCAAACATCTAAAGAAGGGTGAGGAAGTTCTCCCAGGATCTCCGCCCAGTGTTAAGACCACATCCCTCAGATTACAGGTGGCGTAACTGCTTCTTTTCAAACAATTCAGATATACTCACTGCACTGACTGGAGAAAATATCTGAGCACCAGACAACAATACTCTCTCTCCACTCAAAAACAAGAGAGTCCTTTAGGGAGAGGAATCTTTACTTAATGCcatttcttgctttgttttggataatttttttaaacaagaccTCAAGATAACAAGGATATCAAAGGCTATAAATGTGACATTGAACTTCTTCTTTTTAACACATCCTTAGGGCAGAAAAACCTCAGTGAGGATGGGGCTTATTTCACACTTCCAGTCACCACTAAGTATTCATCCTGTGTTCCCATAGCATGACATGCTCACTAATATCACACCATTTTTCTGTATTCAGTTTGCTTGTCTGTCTCCTCTAGTCTGTGAGCTCCATTAGGGTGAAGATAGAGTCTTATATCTATATCCCTACCCCCACTATATCCCTTTAACACACAGTAGACATTAATAACTGCAAAGGAGTAAATAAATGGAACATGCTGAACAGTCTCAGCCTTAGCAAGCCAGCCTTTCCCATGCACTATTCTGAGTCCTTACACACAGAATCTCTACTGAAGCAAACAGCCTTAGCTGTTCCTGTACACAGATAAGCTTAATCTGAACTAGATCGACCCTACCTAGATCATAACAGGTTAGGCCACTTGCTCCAAGAGCAGTCAATCTATATACTTGAGAACAGTCTATGAGAACTTTGTCTAAGACCAGTAATTCTAACTAGTTAAACCAATTAGGGTCTCATTCTTGGGAATCTGACTTAAATACACAAGAAAGGCACCAGCTAGTAACAATGGATGGTAGAGGGGAATGAAGTTTGCCACCCCCAAAATATATCTCTTTGGCATAATGATTAATTTAGGTTGATAATCTCTAAGAAACAAGAGACTTAGAAAGTCTTTCTACTTTCCTCTTGGCtgcctaaaatatttaaataaagggcTTATTCCCAAAATAGAGGTATCACCAGGAATATCTGCAAAGAATATGGGCTAGGTGTGATGGGGGAAATTCCGTGGGGCCTAGAGATCAGAGGCCACTCAATGTCTCATTGTCTCTGCGTggccagcaaacatttgtttatcaA
It encodes the following:
- the LOC133249218 gene encoding fatty acid-binding protein, intestinal: MAFDGTWKVDRNENYEKFMEKMGINVVKRKLAAHDNLKLIITQEGNKFTVKESSTFRSIEIIFELGVTFNYSLADGTELSGAWALEGDKLVGKFKRLDNGNALNTVREIIGGEMVQTYTYEGVEAKRIFKKE